The segment AGCACGCGGGTTTTGGCTGTCTGACTCATAGTGTGGATCCAGCTGGATAAAGGTCAAAAAAGGTAAGTCATTGTACACTTAATGCCAAACCACCGTCGCCTTTGTCTGATGGCTTTCCTCCCCTTCTTCTACTTTGATAAACACAGGTAAGCTCTGCGCTAGCAGCGTTTCACTATCGGTACTGGCATTAGCAATAACCGCACCTAACGCCACTACCCAAGGTTGGCCGTCACGCTCAACAGGAAGAAATAAGCAGCTATTGTGTTCGCAGTCATCGCCAAGCACCGTGGTTAACGGATGCATTACGACATTTTCCCAGCGGAGCGTTTGATTGCTATTGATGGTGAGCACGCTGTCCCCCCACTCCAAATGATTAAAGGAAGCCACTGCATGTGAGGCGGCTATTTCAGCGCGCATTTGCGCTAACGTCGATGCCCGATAATTGCTCGCTAAGCGTTCGTCCACAAACGCAGATTGCACGCAGATAACACCAATAATCAACGCGCTAGCTAACAATGCCATCACCACAACTAGCGCAGCGCCTTGCTCCTGCCGTCGCTGTCTAAGCTGCATATCGCCTCCTTGCTCACACTCCATACATCTCATGGGCTAGCCGAAAAATCAGGCTGCAACACAGCCTCTCGATGGGTAACATGGAAATCAATATTGGCCCCTTGCCGACCTAATGGAAGTGATACCACGCTAACTCCATTGGTGGCGGGTGCTCCAAGCGGTTCGTCCCGCTCACAGCTAGCGCCAGCGTCATAATCAAAGGTGACCAGCGGCTGAGCCTCCTGCATATCCTGAACCGTGCAGCGACAGCCAGGCTCAATCACCACGCACTGCAAGCGAAAAAAAGGCGCTCCGTTTGAATCGGTAGCGCCTTGTCTGCGCAGGGTGTCGGTAATCGATGTCGCCGCGTAAAGAAGCGCTTCCTGATGACGCCCCAATTGATCTACCTGCTTAAACGTATGAAAGGTGCTTAAGAAAAGCTGTCCAGCACCTAGAATCACCACCATACCAATAACCATGGCGACCAGTAGTTCTGTTAACGTAAAACCGCGCTGCACATCCATGGCAGGCCTACCTTTACGGCTGATTGGGAAGTTGGAACACGTAGTTGAAGATATCGTGGGGCTCATTGGGCTCAGTACGCAGACGCACAACTGCATCAAACTGGCAGCCTTGCCGGTCGATACGACTCTCTTGCCCCTGGGTATGACCAAGCGTCGCCGATTGCCCTGCAAACCAATGGCTAAGCCATGCAGACTCAATCGTGGCCAACGGAATCGTGTCACAGTCTTGGTACGAAGAAAGCGCTGCCCACACTCGCTCTTGGGCATCTACCGCTGCGACGTTAGCCAGCGACTGCGTATAACCAGCGCTGGCGCTTTGCAGTGCCTTCACCTGCATCGCGGCGACGCCTATTAGCCCAAACGCTAAAATCACCAGCGCGATAAGCGCCTCAATTAGCGAAAGGCCGTTTTGCCTGCCCATTTACCAGCACGCCTCAGGCAGACGCTCGCCCCGCGCATTAAATTGAATATCGCTTTCACAGCCATCGGTTTGCGAGGTTGTCGCCGTCAGTAAAAAACCACCATCATCTTCACTGCCGTCGGCGACGGTAATAGAGTAGTTGCCATCGGGAGAGGCGGGAGTAAACGAACAGTCAGCATAAGCGTATTGGCGGGAGTAGCAGCGCTCAAGCTCAGAGGCTGCCTGCAACAGGCCAGCATGGGCGTCAGTACGGAGCGAGCGCTCAACATAGCGGGTATAACTGGGGTAAGCAATGCCTGCCACTATTCCAATAATAGCGACGGTAATCAGCATCTCAATAAGCGTAAAACCGTGCTGGCGAGCTTCCTGGCGTCCAGCACGGTTAGCAAAGGGTGAAGGCACTGAGCGTGCTCCTGTATCAGTTGGCCCATACGCGGAGTATGTCGCAAACTGATACGCTTTGCATTAGTCGCTTACAATCACTTGCTCACGCAGCTCTCTCGGCATAGAGAAGGTAATATTTTCCTCGCGGCCCTGAAGCTCAACAGGCACCTCTGCGCCAAATGTTTGAAGCTTGTCGATAACGCCCTTCACCAGTACTTCTGGCGCACTGGCCCCGGCGGTGACCCCAATACGACTAACACCTTCCAGCCACGCTGGCTTAATTTGGTCGGCATTGTCGATTAAATAGGCAGGCGTGCCCATCCGCTCGGAAAGTTCGCGCAGGCGATTAGAGTTGGAGCTATTGGGGCTGCCAACGACCAAGACCAAGTCGCTATCCGCCGCCAGTTCACGCACCGCATCCTGGCGGTTTTGAGTGGCATAACAGATATCATCTTTGCGCGGCCCCTGGATCTCTGGGAACTTTTCCCGCAGCGCATCGATCACTTTGGCCGTGTCATCCATCGAGAGCGTGGTTTGAGTCACAAACGCCAACGCTGACGGATCGTTGACGCCTAACTTCGCCACGTCCTGCTCATCCTCGACTAGGTAAATCTGGCCACCGTGAGAAGTATCGTAACGCCCCATGGTGCCTTCGACTTCCGGATGGCCTTCATGACCAATCAAAATGCACTCTTGGCCGCGCTTAGCATAACGCAACACTTCCAAATGCACTTTGGTAACCAATGGGCAGGTTGCATCGAAGACTTTGAGACCGCGCTGCTCAGCTTCTTGTTGCACGGCACGGGAGACACCGTGAGCCGAGAAAATCACGATTACGTCGTCAGGCACTTCATGCAGCTCTTCAACGAACACCGCGCCACGCTCGCGCAACGTTTCAACCACAAAGCGGTTATGTACTACCTCGTGGCGCACGTAAATGGGTGGGCCAAAGACATCTAGCGCGCGGTTGACGATGTCGATCGCGCGATCCACGCCAGCACAAAAACCGCGCGGGTTCGCCAGCTTGATCTGTATTGGCTGAGAGGACTCTGATGACTGCATAAAAGCGCCTTGATGCAATTGCATCGCCTGTTAAATGAAAACGAGTGCTTAAAATCAGTGTTTGGTGATGGGCGTTACGTTCAGCACATCGACTTCAAACGTCAATGTGCGACCTGCAAGCGGATGGTTAAAGTCCACTTCCACACGGTCGCCATCTATGGTTTTGACCACGCCAGGCAATTCCGTTCCCGCTTTATCGGCAAATGACATCACCATACCGATTTCTGGCGCTTCATCGCCGAAATCGGCGCGCTTCAGCGTTTGAATATTTTGCGGGTTATGCTGCCCAAAGGAGTGCTCAGGTGTGATTTGAAACGCTCCGCTCTGACCTGCGGCCATCCCTTTAATCGGGTGTTCGAAACCAGGGGGCAAGTTACCGTCGCCATACTGGAACGTCGCCGGGGCTTTCTCTTTGGTGGAATCGACTACCGTGCCATCTTCCAGCTTCAGCGTGAAGTGCAGGGTAATCTCCATACCATCATCAATTAGGTAGTCCATGGTTCCTCACTCGTCACTCTATGCTTTCAATCACGCTGCTGTAGCGCGGCTTTCTTACGACGTCGATCACCCATTATCGACTCCCAAATTAACGCCACCGCTCCCAGCGTAATGCCGATATCCGCCACATTAAAGGCAGGATAGTACCAACCAGCGGCATGGAACGATAAGAAATCCACCACATAGCCATGTACTAAACGGTCATACAGATTACCCAGGGCACCGCCAATAATCAGCGGCAACGCCACGGCCAGCAGTTTTTCATCCGCCCTAACGCGGGAAAGCCAAACGGTTAAGCCAATGCTGGCACCAATGGCAATCAGCGCAAAAAACCAGCGCTGCCAGCCGGGGTGGTCCGCTAAAAAGCTGAACGCAGCGCCTGTATTGTGCAGTAGCGTCAGGTTGAAAAACGGCAGCACCTCAACGGGCTGGGCGTAATTCAAAAAATGGCTGGCGGTGTATTTTGTTAGCAAATCTAACACGATAATCGCCACCGCTAGCCACAGCCAGCGCAGCGGCCGCCGCATCGGCGGCCGCTGGTGTGGATCATTGGTGGTTGACGCAGTGTTAGGCATAGTAACGAATCTCGCCGCTGCCTTCTGGAAGATTGCTGATACAGCGACCACACAGGTCGGAATGCTCAGCGTGGGTGCCTACATCAGCCCGATGGTGCCAGCAGCGCTCGCACTTCTGGTGTTCGCTTCCGCTAACCGCCACTTTCAAGCCGTCAAGCTCGGTGCTTTCTGCATTGGCGGCATCCGCTAGCGGCGCTAGATGAACTTCACTGGTGAGCATCACGAAGCGCAGCTCGTCGCCCAACTTGGACAGCGTAGCGTTCAGTTCGTCGCTCACGTAAAGCGTGACTTCCGCCGCCAAGCTACCTTTGATGACTTTGGCATTACGGGCGTCTTCTAAGCACTTGTTCACCGAATGCTTAACTTCCAGCACCTGCTCCCAGAAGGCGCGGCCCAGCTCAGCGCCATCATCTAAGGTGCCAAGCCCAGTGTAGTAAGTTTCCAGCAGTACGCTGTCGCCACGTTTGCCGGGAATATGCTCGTAGATCTCCTCAGCGGTAAACGACAGAATCGGCGCAACCCAGCGGCTCAGCGCTTCAACCACATGATAAAGCGCGGTTTGCGCGCTGCGGCGGGCGAGCGAATCTGTTTGGGTGGTGTACTGGCGGTCTTTGATGACATCCAGGTAGAAACCACCTAATTCCCGTGCGCAGAAACCATGTACCTGCTGATACACATCCAGGAAACGGTACTCTTCGTAGGCTTTTTCGATGCGCCCTTGCAGCTGTGCCGCACGGTCAACCACCCACTGATCCAGCGCCAACATATCGCCAAAGGCCACCTGATCGTTTGCCGGATCGAAACCATTCAAGTTAGAAAGCAAAAAGCGTGCAGTGTTACGGATACGACGATACACATCGGCGGTACGCTTCAAGATTTCGTCAGACACCGCCATTTCACCGGAGTAGTCGGTAGACGCGACCCAAAGGCGCAAAATATCAGCGCCCAACTTATCCATCACGCTTTGCGGCGCGACCACATTCCCCAGCGATTTGGACTGCTTACGGCCCTGTGAATCGACGGTAAAGCCATGGGTTAGCAGCTGACGATATGGCGCATGACCATCAATCGCAGATCCGGTCAGTAGCGACGAATGGAACCAGCCACGGTGCTGGTCCGAGCCTTCCAGGTACAAATCAGCACGCGGGCCACTTTCATGGCCATGAGGATGCGAGCCACGTAGCACATGACGATGCGTGGAACCGGAGTCAAACCAGACATCCAATGTATCGGTGACTTTGTCGTACTCGGCGGCTTCGGCACCGAGTAGCTCGGCAGGTTCGAGTTTAAACCACGCCTCAATGCCCTCTTGCTCGACGCGCTTAGCCGCCTCTCCCATCAGTTCAACCGTGTTGGGGTGCAGCTCGCCCGTTTGCTTATGCAAGAAGAACGGAATCGGCACGCCCCAGTTGCGCTGGCGAGAGATACACCAATCCGGACGATTAGCGATCATGCTATGCAGACGCGCCTTGCCCCACGCGGGGGTGAACTCGGTGGCTTCGATGCCTTCCAACGCCCGCTCGCGCAGGGTTTTGCCGTCTTTACCTTTGATATCCATGCCCACAAACCACTGGGCGGTGGCACGATAAATCACCGGGGACTTATGGCGCCAGCAGTGCATATAGCTATGTTTAATGGGCGTGTGCGCCATTAGCGCATTAACCTCGCGCAGCTTCTCAACGATATGCGGGTTAGCTTTCCAAATCATCTGGCCGCCGAAGAACGGCAGATCATCGGCGTAGACACCGTTCCCTTGCACAGGGTTAAGCATGTCGTCAAAGCTCATGTCATGCTCACGGCAGGTGATAAAGTCATCCATACCGTAAGAAGGCGCTGAGTGAACGATGCCCGTACTGCCCACTTCGGACTCAACGTAATCCGCTAGGTAAACCGGCGAGAGGCGGTCATAGAACGGATGACGGAAGTTGATCAGGTCAAGCGCTGTGCCTTGCGCAGTAGCGATTACGCTGCCCGACAGTCCAAAGCGCTCTAAACAGCTTTCTACCAGCTCTTCTGCGAGCAGCAGCAGACGTTCACCGGTATCCACAAGCGCGTAAGTAAACTCAGGGTGAACGTTCAACGCCTGGTTAGCGGGGATTGTCCAAGGCGTGGTGGTCCAGATCACAACAGCCGCAGGCTTGGGCAATTCGCTTAGGCCAAAGGCCGCCGCTAGCTTGTCGGTATCCTCTACCGGGAAAGCGACGTCGATCGCGTCGGATTTTTTATCGGCGTATTCAACTTCCGCCTCAGCAAGGGCCGAGCCACAATCAAAGCACCAGTTAACCGGCTTTAAGCCTTTGAACACGTAACCCGCATCCACCATTTCCGCCAAGGCACGGATTTCGCCTGCTTCATTGGCATAATCCATTGTGCGGTAAGGGTGGTCCCAATCACCGATGATCCCCAGACGAACAAAGTCCGCTAGCTGCGTTTCGATCTGCGCGCCGGCATATTCACGGCAAAGCTCGCGGGCTTTATCCGCGGCCAAATGTTTACCGTGGGTGGTTTCTACCTTGTGCTCAATAGGCAAACCGTGGCAATCCCAGCCCGGCACGTAAGGGGCATCAAAGCCTGCCAGATTCTTCGACTTAACAATAATGTCTTTAAGGATTTTATTGAGAGCGTGACCAATATGGATACTGCCGTTGGCGTAGGGAGGGCCATCGTGCAGAACAAACAGCGGCGCACCCGCGCGGGCATCGCGCAAGCGCTGGTATAGGTTCATATCCTGCCATTTAGAAACGCGCCCTGGCTCCTGCTTCGGCAGCATGCCGCGCATAGGAAAGTCGGTTTCTGGCAAGTTTAGCGTGTGCTTATAATCCATAGTCCGGTCAGCCGTCGTTAGCATCGGCGGCGTTATCCGCCGAAGAGAAATCAGAAGAAGCGGTCTCACGCCCAAGCGGGGCCGAGGCCAGCGGAAGAGAATTCATGCAGCCAGCACCCGCTGCTGCAAAGTAGCGGCGCGCTCTGGCTTGATCGTGTTCAATTTGCGTTTTTAGCGCATCAAAGTCGTCAAATTTCACTTCCCCGCGCAAACGCGCGCAGGGGTAAACCGTCAGCCGCTGACCATAAAGGTCGCCTGAAAATTCCAACAGATGAACTTCCAGCGTGGGGCGCTTAGACCCCACCGTTGGCCGAAAGCCAACATTCGCCACGGCGGGGTAGCGCTGCCCGTTAGCCAGCTCGGCCACCACAGCAAACACGCCACGCAGCGTTAATGGCTGAGGCAACAGCGGCAGGTTGGCAGTGGGCACACCAATGGTGCGCCCTAGCTGCTGGTCGCGTACCACACGGCCATGCAGTGAATATGACCTGCCAAGCAGGCGTGCAGCCACGTCAAAGTTACCGCTCGCCAGCAAAGTACGCACGCGTGTACTGGATACCCGCTCGTCATCAACTTTAAAGGTGCGTGTGTGCTCTACACCAAATCCTTCCACCTGCCCGACAGTTTCAAGCAAGGTGAAGTCGCCACGGCGGTCGCAACCAAAGCGGAAGTCGTCGCCCACCACCAGATGCTTCACCCCCAAGCCCTTAATTAGCACTTGATCGATAAACTCGCGCCCGGTCAGGCTGCGTAAGGCATCGTTGAAAGGCAGGCACAGCACCTGTTCGGCACCATGATCACGCAGCAAGCGAACTTTTTCACGCAGGCGGGTAAGCCGCGGCGGCGCTTGATCACCGGCAAAAAACTCCCGCGGCTGAGGCTCAAACACCACCACGGTCAACGGCACCTTCAAACGCGCCGAATGCTCACGGCACTGCTGCAGGATCGCCTGATGGCCGCGATGCACACCATCAAAATTACCGATGGTGGCAACGCAGCCCCGATGAGCCGCTGTCAGATTGTGCAGACCTCGAATGACGTGCATGGCACCTCTTTTTTAAAAGCCTTTTTTAAAAGCGTTTGATTATAACGAACGCGCTGATCAGGTGCAGGGTAAGATTACGTTAGCCCTGGCATCACCTTTTTTCACCCTAACGCTGCCTGTTGGCGCATCAGCTATTCATCTTAAAGTGACGCAGCCGCAGGCCAAGCGCGGTCAGCCAGGCAAAATAAAGCCCGCCACCCAGCACGACTAACCCTGCTACCCAGCGAATGCGCTGCCACAGTTCAAAATCAAGCCACTCCTGCCAGTCGGGAGCAGCCAGATAAAGCGCAATACTCATCAACGCGCTACCGCCCACCAGTTGTACTGCGTAGCGTCCCCATCCCGGCTGAAAGACCAATACCTTCTGGCGATAGAGCAAATATCCCAGCAACCCAGCATTTAAAAATGCTGAAAGCGCGGTCGCCAATGCCAAGCCTGCGTGAGCAAGCGGCCAAATTAACAGCAGGTTGAACACCATGTTAGCCACCATGGCAATAATGCCTACTTTAACCGGTGTTTTAGTATCCTGACGGGCAAAGAAGCCCGGTGCTAATACCTTGATCAGCATAAATGCCACCAATCCAAAGGCGTACGCGCGCAGGCTCATGGCGGCCATTTGAATATCGGTATCGGTCATTGCCCCGTAGTGGAACAAGGTAATCAAAAACGGTTCTGCGAGTACGGCCAGTGCCAGCGCGGCGGGCACACCCAGCAGCAGTACGACGCGAATGGCCCAGTCTAGCATTGCAGAAAAGTGTTCGGTGGACTGCTCCGCATGACGTTTGGAAAGCGCAGGCAAGATAATGGTGCCAATCGCCACACCGAAAACCCCAAGCGGAAGTTCGACCAACCTATCCGAGTAGTACAGCCAAGACACGCTGCCCGCCGTTAACAACGAGGCCAGCACCGTATCCAGTAGCAAGTTAATTTGCGATACCGATACGCCAAACAGCGCAGGAGCCATGAGCTTCAGGATGCGCTTCACGCCTTCGTGGGCAAAATTTGGCCACGGGGTCGGCAGCAACCCAAGACGCAGCAAAAACGGCACCTGAAACGCTAACTGGGCAGCACCCGCAATCAACACCCCCCAGGCTAGCGCCATGGCGGGTTCTTCCATTAACGGCATTAATAGTAGCGCCGCGCCAATCAGCGACATATTCAGCAGCACGGGGGTGAACGCGGGCACCGCAAAGCGGTTCCAGGTGTTCAGCACACTACCCGAAAAAGCGGTTAACGAAATCAGCAGCAAATAGGGAAACGTCAGGCGTAGCATGTCGGCAGTCATGGCCAACTTTTCGGGGTCGCGCCCGAAGCCAGGGGCAAACACCCACACCAGCCACGGGGCGCCCAGCATCGCCAACGCTGTTATTAGCGCCAAAATAGCCGTCAGGCTGCCCGCTACCGCATTCAGCAGCTCGCGAATTTCCTGCTTACTGCGCTGGGTTGAGTACTCTGAAAGCACCGGCACAAAGGCTTGGTTAAACGCCCCTTCGGCAAACAAACGGCGCAGAAAGTTAGGGATTTTAAACGCAACGAAGAACGCATCGGCCCCGCTTCCCGCCCCCAAAAAGGTAGCCACCACCACATCGCGCACCAACCCCATCACACGCGACAACATGGTCATGGCACTGACCACTAACCCAGAGCGCATCAGCCCGCGGCGCGGGGGCGACATGTTTGCTTGCGGTGGCGTGTTGGCGGTCATCACTCAATCCATAGCAACTAAAACAAGAGATCCAACGTCGCCGCGGGCAACGCGACGTATAGACACAAAAAAACCGGCCGCAGCCGGTTTTTTTTATGGCGCCTGCCGGCTTACGCCGCCAGAGCCTTAATGCGCTTGTTCAAGCGGCTTTTCAGACGTGCAGCTTTCTTCTTAGAAAGAACGTCTTTATCAGCGATGCGGTCGACAACCGGCTGCATTGCCCGGAACTCTTCCATCGCTTTGCCATGATCGCCGGTGCTGATCGCTTTGATCACACGCTTGATGTAGGTGCGGACCATGCTGCGCTGGCTGGCTTTCAGGACGCGACGAGTCTCGGCCTGGCGGGCGCGCTTGCGTGCTTGCTTGCTGTTCGCCACAGGTATCTCCTTGGAGAATAAAGGTTGCCAATAAACGGCAACGGATTAACTATGTGTTTGTCGGTTTGCGTGGGCAAGGACACGACATTTCCGTCAGAATCTTTCCACAATAACCAATTGATTTGGAAGCAATTAAAATACTGCCAAATAGTGTAACGAGCAGTTCAAAATCTGCCCGTCCACGGGTCTTGTCTGAGAGGATGGCGTAGTCTATCACGCGTTAAGCGGGCTTGCCAGCGCTTGTCAATGCTTTTCCCGCACGGATCGCTACTCACCCGCTAAGGCAATGCCTGCCCCGTTGGTGCAAGAATTTTGCGCAGAAAACGCCGCGTCCGCTCATCTTGAGGATTGGTGAACAGCGCTTCGGGCGGCCCTTGTTCGACAATTTGCCCTTCATCCATAAACACTACCCGGTCGGCGACGTCTCTGGCGAACTGCATTTCATGGGTCACCACAATCATGGTTTGCTGTTCAGCGGCGAGCTGCTTCATTAAGCTCAGCACCTCTTCCACCCATTGTGGGTCCAGCGATGAGGTTGGCTCGTCGAATAGAATAACATCGGCATTCGCGGCCATCGCACGCCCAATACCTACCCGCTGTTGTTGGCCACCAGAAAGCGATGCTGGGTAAGCATCCGCCTTATCGGCCAAGCCAATGCGCTCTAAAATCTCCCTTGCCCTAGCGTGCGCCTGAGCCTTAGGCAGTTTATCCACGACAATCATGCCTTCGCTGATATTTTCTAACGCCGTTTTGTTAGCAAACAGCCCATAGTTCTGAAACACGAAAGCAGTTCGTCGGCGTAGTGCCAGAATATCGGCACGACTGGCACGTCGGGCATCGACTCTTAAATCGCCTACCGTGATGTGTCCCGCCTCTGGGCGTTCCAGAAAGTTAATACAGCGCAACAGCGTTGACTTACCGGTACCCGAGGGACCAATAATGACGATAATTTCACCCTGTTCCAGGTGCAAATCAACGTCGGTAAATACTGGCTGCTGGCCAAAACGCTTACTGACAGATTCGAGGGTAATCATCGCTGGTACGCCTTATTCAGATACGTTTCCAGACGGCGCTGGCCCCAGGAAAGCGCTTCCACCACCACCCAGTAAATAATCGCCACCAGCAGAAATGCTTCCAGATAGAGAAAGCTTCCAGAAGCCTCTTTTTGGGTAGCGCCCATCATTTCGGTCACCCCCAGGGTAAATGCCAGAGATGTCGCTTTAATCATATCGATGAAGTAGTTCATCAGCGTTGGCGTCGCCACGCGGGTGGCTTGGGGCAGAATGATCCGTCGCATCAATTGAGACTGGGTCATACCGATGGACAGCGCCGCTTCGGTCTGGCTGCGGTCAATACCCACAATTGCCGCACGAATGGATTCCGCCATATACGCCGAAAAGTGCAGCGTTAAACCCAGCACCGCGGCGGTCACCCCGTTGATGGAAATCAGTGCATTAATCAGTTGGGGCAAGCCGTAATAAAACAAAAATAGCTGCACCAATAGCGGCGTTCCGCGAAAAAACGAGATAAACAGCAGCGCCGCGCCGTTCAACACTGGCACCCGCGACACCCGAATGACCGCCAAGAGGCAGGCAATAATCAACGCAAACACCATGGCGATACTCGCCATCTGTAGCGTTAACGGTAAATAGCTCAGTAGGACCGGCAACAGGCCCCACATATACTCCACATTCAGCATGGTTATTCCAACGTTAGCTTAGTCGCAATAAGCAAAACGGCCGTGGCATTGCCACGGCCGCAATCTAAAGATAGCCGTCACGAAGTAAAAGCCGCGATTATGGCTGAGTGATATCAGTATCGAACCATTTCCGCGATATTTCACCTAACGTGCCGTTTTCACGCAGCTCTTCCAAAGCGGCGCCTACGCGATCACGCTGAGCACGCCCCTCTTCATCATCACGGAACGGCAGCGCGTTTTCTATGATAGTGAACGGCTGGCCAGCCAAGGAAAGCGGCAAACCGCGTTCGCTGATCACCTGACTGGCGCTAACGCGATCCATCACAAACGCATCCACACGGCCAAGCGCCACATCCTGCTCGACGTTGGATTCGTAAGTACGGATATCGATCTCATCGGCATTAGGCTGTTCACGCAGCAACTGCTCGTAATTAGATCCCAGGTTCACCGCTACGCTTTTGCCGGATAAATCTTCAACCCCCTGAATAGTGTCATTACCTGCCCGCACAACAACCTGGGCACCATCGTAAACATACGGCTCGGTGAAGGCGTACTTCGCTTTGCGCTCATCGGTAATGGTAATCTGGTTAGCAATGGTATCAATGCGCCCAGACTCCAACATGCCCGCCAAGCCAGAGAAGCTTGCTGTCACGAACTCAATCTCATCGCCAGTCACATCACCAACGGCGTTCATAACATCGACTTCAAAGCCTTTCAGTTCGTTTTGCTCAACAAACGTAAAGGGGAAATACCCCCCAGACATGCCGACTCGCAGCGTATCTGCATAAGCAGCGGCAGACAGCACACCACCCACAACGCTAAGCGAAAGAACGGCAACGGCTTTTTTCCAACGGCTCACATTCGCCATATTCATTTTCCCCTCTAGGGCACCGAAGCACCCTGCTTTAAACGTGGGCACCGGTTGCGACGTTCGTCGAATATCTACCAGTGCGATGAGGCCAAGATACCAGCAAAAAAGAAATAATAAACAGCTTTCTTAGTGTTTTTTGGAATTTAGGGGCAACTGGTGGTGCTATAGTGATGCCTCAGATGGCTAAACCTTGGCCTTACCAGAAATAACGGCTTTAAACCCTGCCTTGGTGATCGGCTGCTGATTGGCGTCAACCACCTTGCCGCCTAAACGGGCCAATGATTTGGCAAGAGAAACCAACCGCGCAAGCTGAAGCTTGCTGGGCGAAAGGGAGCGACCACTCTCATTCACCTTAATAGTGACGCCCTTAATTAAGTACTGGCTATTATCATCAGTAAACGAAGGAAGCTGCCCAGGAGGAAAGGCGTTTTCAATCACAATAGGGTTACGTGAAGACTCCCCCATCACCGTAAAAGATTTCGCACTAGGCTCATACACCGCTCCCGCCGATGCCAGCGCTACGCTTAAGCGCTCATTTAGCCCAGGGGATGGCGTTTCAAACAGCACCTGCACGCCCCAAGAAGCATCGCTCTCATTCACCAGCGTGGGAATATCTTCCGCTTTCGCGCCCATCGAAAGCTTTCTGGGCCGATCAGCAGGCTGGGAAGCGCCTCTAAACTCATCGCTAAGGATCAAATACATAGCGACAAAGCCACAGGTAAGGCTAACCCACATCGTACCAATCGCCACCACTAGCGTGAGCGTATACGTATCCATACTATGTTTATTATCCTTACCCTATTTTTGCCAGCACGGCCAAAAGTGAACCGGCCAAGTGAATTATGCTAGATAAGCGCGTCACCACAAGCTCCCTTGGTCTATAGCGGCTTTTGAAGCTACCCCAACATCGCTCACGTATGCAACACACCGCTATACCCGAGTATACCTCCGCACCTTCATGCCCGAGTAACCCACTGCACCGTTATGCCCGAGTAACCCACCGCACCGTTATTCCCGAGTAAACCACCACACCATGCCCGAGCCCCCCCCCACCACACCGCCATTCCCGAGTGGGGTTATCGGGAATCCATTTTGACCTTTGCCCGATAAAACTCAGCTGCCTGCCTCACCATGGATTCCCGCTAAGGACATGCGGGAATGACGGACCTGGGGCGTAACCTCTGCGAGTGGCGGGTGTTCAGCTACCTCAACATCGCTCGCGTATGCAACACACCGCCATGCCCGAGTAACC is part of the Halomonas sp. GT genome and harbors:
- a CDS encoding amino acid ABC transporter ATP-binding protein, giving the protein MITLESVSKRFGQQPVFTDVDLHLEQGEIIVIIGPSGTGKSTLLRCINFLERPEAGHITVGDLRVDARRASRADILALRRRTAFVFQNYGLFANKTALENISEGMIVVDKLPKAQAHARAREILERIGLADKADAYPASLSGGQQQRVGIGRAMAANADVILFDEPTSSLDPQWVEEVLSLMKQLAAEQQTMIVVTHEMQFARDVADRVVFMDEGQIVEQGPPEALFTNPQDERTRRFLRKILAPTGQALP
- a CDS encoding amino acid ABC transporter permease, coding for MLNVEYMWGLLPVLLSYLPLTLQMASIAMVFALIIACLLAVIRVSRVPVLNGAALLFISFFRGTPLLVQLFLFYYGLPQLINALISINGVTAAVLGLTLHFSAYMAESIRAAIVGIDRSQTEAALSIGMTQSQLMRRIILPQATRVATPTLMNYFIDMIKATSLAFTLGVTEMMGATQKEASGSFLYLEAFLLVAIIYWVVVEALSWGQRRLETYLNKAYQR
- a CDS encoding amino acid ABC transporter substrate-binding protein, with translation MANVSRWKKAVAVLSLSVVGGVLSAAAYADTLRVGMSGGYFPFTFVEQNELKGFEVDVMNAVGDVTGDEIEFVTASFSGLAGMLESGRIDTIANQITITDERKAKYAFTEPYVYDGAQVVVRAGNDTIQGVEDLSGKSVAVNLGSNYEQLLREQPNADEIDIRTYESNVEQDVALGRVDAFVMDRVSASQVISERGLPLSLAGQPFTIIENALPFRDDEEGRAQRDRVGAALEELRENGTLGEISRKWFDTDITQP